TCACCGGTTTTTCCCCTTACGGGTCAGGTTATGTAGTGCGTATGATGCGAGGAAAACGGAAAGCGTCTAACGAGAACTGACGAGTTGTTCGATTGCGGCCAACTGATTAATTGCGCTGCTCAGCAAATTTCTGTTGCCACATTTTTTCAACTCGACGTGACGCAATAGTGCCTACCGCTAGATGAGCAACGAGTAGAAGAATAATGGACATCCCAAACATCACTTTCGTCTCCCCGGCCTTTGCCCAAATGAATCCAAGAACGATCCCATAAAAGGGAAACTGTAGAGCTGCGAGGACGAGGGCGATGAAAGGTCGCTCAAAGAGCGAGGGATCGGCGATGAGTGCAAAGGGAAACACCTTTTCCGCAATACTGGAATCAGAACAAATCGAGAACGTCAGGAAGAAGGTTATGACTAAGGTCACCGCACCGACACCGACACCACTGCCTAGTCCAACAATTATGCCGGGAATTGGATCCTTTGCAGTCATAAGCAACCGAAGGTCAGAAGCGCCCGGCGGCTCTACAGCAAGGATGAACGATGAGGATGAGGCCGAAACTTCTTGTACTCATCACCCATCGGTGCCCAACCTATCACGCCTGCTCGAACGTGTTTTTTACTCGCCGGCTGTTCGATCCGCAGACGGTGCCTCAACAGCGACGCCGTGTTTGAAAACCATCTCACCGCCCAGCCATCCGGAGATGCTGATCAGGATTACGCCCAGAACTGAGAGCGCGAACGGAATTGTATGGCTGCCGCTGACCATGCTTGAGCCGCTCGACGTGCGCAGATAGAAGCTGCCCGCGAAGACAAGCAGCGCAATTACATTCAGCCGCGCGTGCCAGTTGGCGAGCTTCACCACTGTCTTATCTGTGAGCGACAGCCAGTCAATAAGTCCTGGTACTGCTGCCGCGGCGCCTCCAATGATGCCGGCCAACAAAGTGTAGAAGGCGATGTAGTCTTTCCACACCAGATTGCCGCGCCATAGATAGATCACGTCCGCAACCAATGAGAAGACCCAGAGAGCGATTGGAAATGGAATGATCATCGGATGAACAGGATGTCCACCAATGCTTGCAGGACTTGCCATGTTGACTCCTTTCTATTCCGACCCCGCCTTGATCCGGATAAGCCAACGTGGTTGTTGGCGTAAAAGAGTCGCGAAGCGACGATTGGAGTGTAGCCCCGAGCAGGGTCCCCAAGCGAGCATCTCGCGTGGGGTGCTTGTGAGAGCCCCCTAAAGCGTCGGGATAACCCGGGCTATCATCTGTAACCGCTACGCGTTAGCTGAGCAGCGTTCAGAAGTGACCGGGCGGCATAATTGTTTCGGGCATTATTTCTTGTAGCTCTTCCAATCCACGTCACATTTGGCCAGTCCGCGACTGTTTGTGAAGTAGATTTTCTTGTCGGCCAGTCCCTCGCTCTCTGTGAAATACACTTTCACGTCAGCCAACCCCGCACTATTCTCGAAGTACCACTTCGCGTTACCGTCGGCCAGGCCCCTGCTGCTTTCCACGTAGATGATGCAATCGGCCAGTCCTTCACTTTTGGTCACGTAGACCTTAACGTCCGCCAGCCCTTGGCTGGTTGTCTTGTACACTTTGATCGCGCCCGCGGGAGTTGCTGCCAGCAGGCTCAACGTTGCGCCCAGAATCCACAACTTCCTTCGCATCGTCTTGCTCCTTTCAACAGTCATTTATGCGACGCACCCGGCGCCTGGGTGTTGCTGATGTTTTCCGGTTTGCTTCCAGTAGCACCACTGCTTTCAAGGCGAAGGTATCACTTAGTCAGATCACTTCTCGGCTCTAAAATCATCCGGCGCCGCGAGTAGTCGAAGATCACCTTGAAGCGGCGGAACGCCGCCCCGCCAATAATCCCATCAGCATCAGTGTTGGGATCCGCCAAACGAAACTCTGTCACTGGAGCGTCAATCTTAAACTCACCAAGCTGCAACGCTTCTAACGTGCCAATCCAGGATCTCTCCTTCTCATGACCGCCAAGTCCGCATGCCGGAAATGACGTCATCCCTTCGGTCGAGGGTAAGAGTCGATGCTCATTCATAAACGGCTTCATTAGGCTTACGGCCTGCACGCTTCCCGTATCGAGCAGAAAACGCCCCGTCAGCAATGCCCGCCCTCGCGCTTTGATCTGAGCGCGCGCGAAAATGTGTTGCTCGCCTATCTCAAGGGGGATGTCTTTGCCGCTCCCTGCATACTTGTAGCTTGATCGGTCATACACGTTGAGCAGTCGCCGGGCATAATCTATTTCGACCACAAATTGATCAAAGAACTGTTTGCCGAGTATGCCATCTACGTCTCGTTTAGCTCCGCTTTGCTTGCTCTTGTCAGAAGCGATATCTCGACCCTCTTCATCGATGTTGAACTCATTGACGCAAGACTCCGCTGCGTCGAGCGACATGGCCAAAAGCAGGGGCGGGGAAAGCGCAACACCTGGCAAGCTGAAAGATACTTTGTCCGTCACCAGATAAACATCTGGCTGGTTAGCGCCGGCTCCTCCCGCCTTCCCAATCATCTTGAGTTTCAACCCTATTGTCCGCGCGTGTCTGGCATGGATGATTGAGTGAGCGCCCGTATCCAGGATAAGCGAGAGCGGACGAGAGCCGTTTACGCTCACCCGAACATAGATAAGGTTATCGTCGAGCTCAAAAGGAACGGCGACGGCGGTTTTTCCGGAACTGAAGTGAGCATCATTACAAAAAACCGGCGGGCAGAAAAAGCACACCAGGACGAAGCAGGTTGATAACGGGCTTAGAAGCCAAAAATTGATCGCTCGTTTATTCATCAATTCAATCCGGTCTTCATAAATTCATCCGGGCGCCGCGACTCGGCTTGATGCTTCGCCCTCTCTCACTCCGCGAGAGTATAATGCCCGCCCACCAGCGCTTTCAAAAAATTTTCGGCTGACGCCTCAGGGTATGGCGAACCTGAAACTTCTCGATCACTTTGGCACCGTCGGCGGTCTCCTGGGCGTCCTTCTGCCGGGACTCGTCTTGGTGGCTACCCTTTCTGCGTCGTGCACGCGACAACCGCAGACGGGTGCAGCCGCGAACCAGACCCCGCAGGCCGCCGCATCACCCATTCCGTGGGCGACGATACAGCCGCCCACACAGGCGCCGACCGGCACGTCAAACGCGCAGGCGAAGCGTTTGCCAATCAGAACCTTCCACGGCACCGGAGTCATCCGCCTCATCAATCTCAAAGAGGCTTGGTTCGAGATTGACCATGAGGAGATCGCGGGCTACATGGCGGCGATGCGTATGCAGTGGCGGGTCAAGCGCGGCTCGATGCTGAAGTCTGTGAGCGTCGGTGACAAGGTTGACTTCAAGCTCCAGGACGACAACGGCAGCGAAGTGATCATCGAACTGAAGAGGGCTGAGAGAATGCGATGAGAAGCCCCTTCGTCCTTGCTTTTCATCCATTGTTGCGCGCGTTGCCGACTCTCGCAAATGGAAAAACTAGCCCTTGTTCGCGGCCGCTTCCGCATCCTTCAGCATTTTATCGAGAGAGACTCTGGGGAGAAGCCGGCCGTTTACGATGACCGCATTAATTCTCTTGGTGTGGCTGATGTTTTCCAAAGGGTTTGCTTCCAGTAGCACCAGATCGGCCTTCTTCCCTTGCTCTACTGTGCCAACCGTGTCGATCAAACCAAGGTATGTTGCCGGATTGCGGGTGGCAGTTTGCAGCGCCTCCATCGGGCTGAGACCGGCCTGCACAAAAAGCTCCAACTCATCATGAAG
The nucleotide sequence above comes from Pyrinomonadaceae bacterium. Encoded proteins:
- a CDS encoding DUF2231 domain-containing protein, which encodes MASPASIGGHPVHPMIIPFPIALWVFSLVADVIYLWRGNLVWKDYIAFYTLLAGIIGGAAAAVPGLIDWLSLTDKTVVKLANWHARLNVIALLVFAGSFYLRTSSGSSMVSGSHTIPFALSVLGVILISISGWLGGEMVFKHGVAVEAPSADRTAGE
- a CDS encoding DUF6150 family protein codes for the protein MRRKLWILGATLSLLAATPAGAIKVYKTTSQGLADVKVYVTKSEGLADCIIYVESSRGLADGNAKWYFENSAGLADVKVYFTESEGLADKKIYFTNSRGLAKCDVDWKSYKK
- a CDS encoding aspartyl protease family protein, whose translation is MNKRAINFWLLSPLSTCFVLVCFFCPPVFCNDAHFSSGKTAVAVPFELDDNLIYVRVSVNGSRPLSLILDTGAHSIIHARHARTIGLKLKMIGKAGGAGANQPDVYLVTDKVSFSLPGVALSPPLLLAMSLDAAESCVNEFNIDEEGRDIASDKSKQSGAKRDVDGILGKQFFDQFVVEIDYARRLLNVYDRSSYKYAGSGKDIPLEIGEQHIFARAQIKARGRALLTGRFLLDTGSVQAVSLMKPFMNEHRLLPSTEGMTSFPACGLGGHEKERSWIGTLEALQLGEFKIDAPVTEFRLADPNTDADGIIGGAAFRRFKVIFDYSRRRMILEPRSDLTK
- a CDS encoding copper-binding protein, translated to MANLKLLDHFGTVGGLLGVLLPGLVLVATLSASCTRQPQTGAAANQTPQAAASPIPWATIQPPTQAPTGTSNAQAKRLPIRTFHGTGVIRLINLKEAWFEIDHEEIAGYMAAMRMQWRVKRGSMLKSVSVGDKVDFKLQDDNGSEVIIELKRAERMR